GTGCTGATCGTGAACGGCAAGGCGTATACCAAGACCGACGCGACCATCCGCATGGCGTCGCATCTCAATGGCGCCGCCAGGTTAGGCGTGCTTCTCCGCTTTGTTCCACGGTCCATCCGCAATGTTGGATACGACATCGTCGCGCGCAACCGGTACAAATGGTGGGGTAAACAGGACACATGCGTTGTCCCCACGCCCGATGTGCGCGACCGGTTTCTCTCGTGAATACTGCATCGAGTACTTCCCCGCGTACGATAGACGTCATTGGCTTTTCGCGTCGCATGCCATACGCCGACGTGTATGCAATGCAGCTCGAGCGCCGCGGCGCGATCGAGCGCGGGGAGGCGGGAAACGCGCTGTTTATCGTCGAGCACGATCCCGTCATTACGCTGGGCCGCAACTTCCGGCAGTCCAGCCTCCTGCACGGGCGGGATCGGTACAGGCATTTTGGCGTCGACATTTGCGAAGCGGACCGCGGCGGCGACGCGACCTACCACGGGCCCGGTCAACTCGTCGCGTATCCGATCCTCGATCTCAATCAGTGGAAGCCGTCGATCAAGTGGTATCTGCGCAGCCTCGAGGACGTCATCATTTCCGTGCTTGCGCGGTACGGCATACAGGGCGAGCGCATGGACGGCTACACGGGAGTATGGGTGGGCGGCGCAAAGGTTGCCGCCATCGGAATCGG
This portion of the Candidatus Hydrogenedentota bacterium genome encodes:
- a CDS encoding DUF393 domain-containing protein, producing the protein MDHPVILFDGVCNYCNSICNYIIRHDPSKHFRFAHLQSDAGKKLLVEHGFAPDMLDSVVLIVNGKAYTKTDATIRMASHLNGAARLGVLLRFVPRSIRNVGYDIVARNRYKWWGKQDTCVVPTPDVRDRFLS
- the lipB gene encoding lipoyl(octanoyl) transferase LipB yields the protein MNTASSTSPRTIDVIGFSRRMPYADVYAMQLERRGAIERGEAGNALFIVEHDPVITLGRNFRQSSLLHGRDRYRHFGVDICEADRGGDATYHGPGQLVAYPILDLNQWKPSIKWYLRSLEDVIISVLARYGIQGERMDGYTGVWVGGAKVAAIGIGLHNWVTFHGIALNVDPNMAHFGLIVPCGIPDKPITSINLLLGSAPTFAQVAGDFVECFHHTFGITTSAENDV